Proteins found in one Miscanthus floridulus cultivar M001 chromosome 4, ASM1932011v1, whole genome shotgun sequence genomic segment:
- the LOC136550326 gene encoding chlorophyll a-b binding protein 7, chloroplastic-like, which translates to MALVSASSSSTTVVAALPRNGQRASSSFLGGKKATEAARPSFAVRVAADPDRPIWFPGSTPPPWLDGSLPGDFGFDPWGLGSDPESLRWNVQAELVHCRWAMLGAAGIFIPEFLTKIGILNTPFWYTAGEQQYFTDTTTLFIIELILIGWAEGRRWADIIKPGSVNTDPIFPSNKLTGTDVGYPGGLWFDPLGWGSGSPEKIKELRTKEIKNGRLAMLAVMGAWFQAEYTGTGPIDNLFAHLADPGHATIFQAFTPK; encoded by the exons ATGGCACTCGTctccgcctcctcgtcctccaccacCGTCGTCGCGGCGCTCCCCAGGAATGGGCAGCGGGCGTCGTCCTCCTTCCTCGGCGGCAAGAAGGCCACCGAGGCGGCCCGGCCGTCGTTCGCCGTGCGCGTCGCGGCGGACCCCGACAGGCCGATCTGGTTCCCCGGCAGCACCCCTCCGCCGTGGCTCGACGGCAG CCTTCCCGGCGACTTCGGCTTTGATCCCTGGGGCCTCG GATCTGACCCGGAGAGCCTGCGGTGGAACGTGCAGGCGGAGCTGGTGCACTGCCGGTGGGCGATGCTCGGCGCGGCGGGCATCTTCATCCCGGAGTTCTTGACCAAGATCGGCATCCTCAACACGCCCTTCTggtacaccgccggcgagcagcagtacttcaccgacaccaccacccTCTTCATCATCGAGCTCATCCTCATCGGCTGGGCCGAGGGCCGCCGCTGGGCTGACATCATCAAGCCCGGAAGCGTCAACACCGACCCCATCTTCCCCAGCAACAAGCTCACCGGCACCGACGTCGG GTACCCTGGTGGCCTGTGGTTTGACCCGCTCGGCTGGGGCAGCGGCTCGCCGGAGAAGATCAAGGAGCTGCGCAcgaaggagatcaagaacggacgCCTCGCTATGCTCGCCGTCATGGGAGCCTGGTTCCAGGCGGAGTACACCGGCACCGGCCCCATCGACAACCTCTTCGCCCACCTCGCCGACCCCGGCCACGCCACCATCTTCCAG GCCTTCACCCCCAAATGA